Within the Malus sylvestris chromosome 4, drMalSylv7.2, whole genome shotgun sequence genome, the region gaggtgtatttaattaggattttgagggattttaattcttttaatgaatctaggggtattcaatcaggattttaagtgattctttgAAATTCAAGATGCATTCAACTAGAagtttaagatagtttattaaaatccttagaaatccgggtgtattcaattaggattttaaagaagtttataacattacaagtgtattcaattagaaattgattttaaagaatttgagaaatttgagggaatttgagagatttcgtagtgtattttaagcatccacaaatctcatctCTCCCCATGTGATTTCGaggaaattgaataaaaaattttatatggaatctctgcaaattaattaaactctataaaaaatcatggatttataaatccattaaagtctctcaaattctcaattgaatacaccccccataaatctatgaatttttatggagtttaattgatttatagAGATTCTATATGAAATTTTgcttcaattccctcgaaatcacATGGGGAGagatgagatttgtggatgcttaaaatacactatgaaatctctcaaattctctcaaattcctcaactttctcaaattctttaaaatcaatttctaattgaatacacccggatttctaagaattttaataaactattttaaaattctaattgaatacaccttgaatttcaaagaatcaccgaaaatcctgattgaatacccctagattcattaaaagaattaaaatccctcaaaatcctaattgaatacacccccttaaAAAACATACAATTTAAGGAATCATTAATACGTGTATAGAAAACAAAACTTGTTAAAATATGTATGTACATATAATAAGGATATTATATGCAAATTTACTATGACAATGCTAAATATTTTGAGAATTGTTATTGATTCTTCAGAAAAAATCATTACATTCTTTTCTAATAAAACATATGGCAAGAAATATTAGCAATTttcatattaaatttattattttgttttattcaaaaacGATTTTATGGAGTGGAAAATCGATTCTAGAACTTCAACTACAACGAAAACTCCTAACATGAGCATCCCCTTCACTCCAAACCTTTTGCTCTCACCATCACGTAACTTTCTGCTTCTTAGTAtctgtagaattatcagagagacgggcgAAGggtccacttccaacaacaccgatattgtccttAACTTGGTAATTAgcacctgcacaatccgtcaggtgtatggttttatcacaaaatgcctcggtattagttggagtgaggttatgatatttaaactcttagtTTCTCATTGATACGATCGATGTGAGACATTTCAACATTATCCACCTTCTTTCTCACACTCCAAACACCATTTGCAAATTCTATCAAAACTGATAGCAGTTTGTGACTACTTTTTGCAGAGTTAGCCATTCAACCAAGGaacaaaatgccgataatatcgacgatatttcgccgatattatcggtttttcatggtaccgatattttaataggtatccaacgggttttcgtcaaaatatcgcgatattatcgataatatcgcgatattttggaacTGTGCTACTCgaagaagaacgccggagcttctacagctctgGCCGATTGTAAAAGACCTCCTCCATCAGAACCTTGAAGGGGAACTGCGGATCGGCGGCGACTTGGGATCTCCACCCATTAAGAAACATACCCAGAACTCCGAATCCCGAAACTGACGACGACGACGAAAACGAGTCGTTGAAGTTCCCATCTCCGCCCCGGCTCCATCCCTCGCTGTTTCCTCCCGTTCCTGCGCCGCCACCGCCACTGTTCCTATCTCCGCCCCGGCTCCATCCCCAGCtgtttttgtttcaaagaaaaaaacgaAAGGTAAAGCCTAGATCTGAAAGGAGTGAGAGAGAGGTAGGGATAGATGAACATATGATTTTGTTTGGCTGAGAAAGAGAGTGATGTgggcaagagagagaaagacacaTGGGTAGATGAATATAATTTTGTCTTTAAAACACCAAGGGGATTCGAACCCTTCCCATTTTACTCCTTCAACACCTTGACCATTATAttacttatgtttttgtgaaaatatgctaaaatacacCTACTCTACACataaagatgatgaagatagtgaaaattttgaacctcataggaactctatgtggtactaagtcactcatgtatcttaccatgcaatgcataaaatgtaaaatattgtattaattcattatatataaatgattatggtgtatttaaacttctttcattaattactacatattttctacactctaaatcagttaaatccatcatgcaatgcatttccttccaattttttgtgataaactaatagataattgactaaataaatatcctgcaaagtttcaataaaaatttccaaggttttcttacaatttccgtggtttccatattatttttatcgatatcgataatatcccgatatttccatcgatatttccgtgtttttggactaccgatatttctgatatcatcgatattttataccttgcattcaacaaagaacataaaaaatatttatccaACAAAAACCACTAAtcattaaaattctaaaaacaccacacaaattaaaattcaaagcaatagcaagagaaagaaagcaaaaatagaaagaaaattttGGTGAGTAGATAGTGGAAAATATTATTGATGAGTGATCATGTCCTTTCTCCTTTGGGCAACATGCTTTGTCCTTGTCAAGTCTTCTTAAACTTTGAGGTACATGTCTCTGATTGTGCTCATTTTTCTGACAACCGCGTCCATCAGCATCCACTTCCTTGGTGACGTTGCACAACAAGAGAGTCCTATCTGCATCACTGAAACCAAGCATTCCTttaatttctttgctttcaccGAGCCACCATTGTTACATCTGGATGGAGTTCGTTCTCGCACTATGTCATTGTTGACATCACCATCTGTTTCGAGGTCGAGGATAATTGAATGGTCAACGTCCATGACATGGTCAGGCAAAGTCATGGCTACAAATTGGTAAATGCTTAGACCGCCTTTAAACATGTCATCGGTAGGTCTTTTCCCTGTGAACATTTCCAGCAATAGTATCCCATAACTGTAAACATCTCCAAGTATGGAAACTTGGCCTCCTGTGCCGTACTTTGCCAAGATAGACATACAATATGTCGTATGCAATTGACTATTAGAAGAATATATTCTTTAGATTATACGTTACTTATTTTCCAAGAAAAAAAGAGGCAGTAATGTATTTTTCATAAATAGAGATTAATTAGTTGTTTTTTTGTAATAATTTACTAAGAACATAAAGTTAGAATGACAGAAACTCATACCTGGAGGAATGTAGCCTATAGAACCCTTTAGCTGAGATGACATTGTTTGACTGAAGGAGGGATCATTTGATGTTTCGAAGAGGAACCTTgccaaaccaaaatccccaACATGGGCTACCATATCTTCATCAAGTAGTACGTTGCTCGGCTTTAGATCACAATGAACAATGGTCGTTTCACAATGGTGGTGGAGATAATCTAACGCAGAAGCAACATCAATGGCGATGTTCAATCTTTGCATAAAACTCATTATTTTGCTTAGAGATTCCTCCTCATATCTTGGATACAACATTGAGTCTAGACTTCCATTTGCCATGAACTCGAAAACTAGACTTTTGAAGTCCTTGCCCTGGTTATCAAAGCTCGAGCATGCAGTTATGATCTTGAGAAGATTACGATGCCTTATACTCCTTAAAGTTTTGCATTCATCTATGAAACTCTTGGAAGCTCTTTGTTGTTAAAGGTTTAGTACTTTAACAGCAACTATTGTTCCATCACTAGGAATTACCCCTTTATAAACATAACCAAAACTTCCCAAACCAATAAGATTATCCGCAGAGAACCCGTTAGTTGATTCAACGAGTTGTGAGTAGGAGACACCTGATTTCCAATCCTTATATGAACGTGAAGTTGCAAGTCTATCTCTTGACTTTTTCAGCATTGAACAAGCGACACAGAAGCATGATAGAGCAATTATGATTCCAAATACACATGCTATGGGGACGACTACTTTTGGGGAATGTAGTCCTCGAGATGAATGGTGTTTTTTTTGGGGGCATGAAGGTAGATGTAGTTGTGGGATGCCACCACAGAGCCTATGATTTCCAAGAATAGAAACACCACTAGCATTTGCAAAAATACCATCTTTAGGCAGCTCGCCCTCAAAATCATTGTACGAAAGATTGAGATACTTGAGAGCACCAAGCTTACCTTTGAATTTAGGAATCGGCCCAGACAAGTTGTTGCTTGAAATATCAAGTTTTTCCAAGCCTTTCAAATTCTTAAGAGATTGAGGAATCATTCCTTCAAACTTATTATCTTGCAAAGACAAGCGCTCCAAACTAGTACAACTGCTGAGGGTGCTCGGGATTTCACCTAATAAATTGTTTCTTGATACATTTAGCTCCGTGAGATGCACTAAATCACCCACCTCAAAGGGCATCAGACCCGTCAAATAATTATCAGACAGGTCTAAAGAAATTGAAAGAGTTGAAAGCTCCATAAGCTTTTTAGGTATGGTGCCCGTAAGGTTGTTACTGGAAAGGGAAAGATCTAATGGGTTTTGGTAATTTCCCAGACTTGGAGGTATACTGCCCTCAAACCTATTGAACTCCATGTAAAGGTTTAACAATGAAGTCATGTTACCAAGGGAAGACGGGATTGACCCAGAAAATTCATTAGCATTCAAATACAGTTGCTCTAACTTCTTTAGCTTCCCAATTTCAAGCGGGACACTACCACCCAAATGGTTATCGTCTAATGCTATATTCAAGTTTATAAGGTTTCCAATGCCGTTAGGGAGGCTTCCATGTATCAAATTTAACCCTAGACCAAGAATATTAAGTTGGGTCGACAAGTTGGCTATGGATCCCCCAGAGGGGATACAAGTATTATCCTTATATATAGAGGGGGATTAATCTATAATTAATATAGCCTATTGTTAGAGATGATGCTGGATGAATTGGTTGCATACAATACAGGCTTACTAAAcaagtttttgagtttaaaaccTTGAATTCAAATAGAGTACCAAACGGTCTCTAATACTCCCAAATTAACTACAACCCTAGCCAGCTATCTGGCTAGCGGACTCACTTAGCTttcgagagccccttagatGCTCCTGCATCAACTGATAACGCTACtacaaattcaaacatttcaagACTAACCCAATTGCAAATCTGCATAATTTCAACAATTTCATGCCAAATTGCAGGATGTTTATATTCGCAAATCACGAAATTTACGCCAAATATATCAGCTACGAATATTTGTAAACTCTTTTACAACTATGCACAAAAATAATAGAAGTGGTTTACTTTTGTAACACCAATTCATCAGAGTAAGAACTAACAAATAAGGTAATTTCAAGAAAATGTGAAAGTTCATCATCATTGAAAAGCAGTTCATTGCCCCATAAgtacaaaaacagaaaaaacccACAATATTCCAAATTTTTCCAATTTTAATTTCTAGTTACTCTTTCAACTTCTGGGCGCTTGCGATGTTTGCCTAATTCCCATCACAGAAAACATATTGTGGAATTTAAAAAGGCTGTGCAAATAGATCAAACGATTCATGAATTGAATAGAAAAAGGAACCCTAAAACAGGTAATCGAATGCGCATTCGGCTAGAAATTTAAATTTCAGAtggaaaaaattcaaaattaagcaGCAATTTCTACATACTCGAAAGCTAGAGAGGGAGAACGAGTAGCTAAGGGGCCAATGATTACCGAAGATAGATGGAGAGGACTCGGATGAAGGGCTGCTACTGAGAGATGCGAGCACAAATTTGGGATTGGCGCGATTGGGGGCTGACTGAGAGAATCGAATAGAAAGAAAGAAGTTCAAAAGTCAAGTACAGTtcgtaaaattaaaaaataaaaaaaataaaaaaagggtcaAAAGTTAAGAATGcctctaattttttattaaaatttaaaaattttaactcagaaaatttaggtttgggTAAATAGCTAAAATGCTTCATGAGATTTACATAACTCATTACTTTGGTCCCTAgcatttcaaatcaatcaaaatggtccctgagattgtacgtcatccattattttggtcattccgttaaaaactccgttaagtgtctcgGAGCTTTTAATTGGAAGTTTTgtcaattttcaaagcttcgtaactcaatcgtttcttaaccaaattcgacccataatatatcaaaatgaagatatgaaagtgtagaataagattatacccatttagaagcccaatgggtgccggagatggccggaaaatatcctcaaagttgactggtccgagagaaaactggaaaactcgccgaaaactgggtaaactttaaacgttcataacttctttaatactcaacgaaattaagtgattcaaaaaccaaactcatacttctcgatgagacaaaGATAACGGTACATTTTTGGatggctaactcgccgtggtttggccggaaaacagcTCGAAATTGGCTGTCCAtggccactttcgagccgtttttcggccaaaccacggcgagttagccatAGAAaaagtaccattctcttcgtctcgtggagaagtatgattttcgtttttgaatcacttgatttcgttaagtattgaagaagttatgaacgtttaaagtttgcccagtttccgacgagtgttctagttttccctcggaccagtcaactttgaggctattttccggccatctccggcaaccattgggcttccaaataggtataatcttactCTAcaatttcctatcttcattttgatatattatggatcgaatttggttaagaaacgattaagttacgaagttttaaaaattacccaaacttccagccaagagctccgggacacttaacggagtttttaacggaatgaccaaaatgatggatggtggacaatctcagggaccacttggattgatttgaaatgttagggaccaaagtgatgagttatgcaaatcttagggaccattttggttATTTAGCCTTTAGGTTTTAATCCATAAATAGTTTTTCTTCTCTAACATTTCCGGGTTAAATTTTTAAcccgagattattaaagaatgaatttaggattttttttcttcttcttaaagTAACCTTTCTAAAAAGGAATAATTATGTAAactattctaatttaattttatgaacattttaacctaaaaatatttagattccgataaatattgaaaaatcattaaaccGAGACCCTGAAACTCGTGAAACACTATGAAa harbors:
- the LOC126619141 gene encoding probable LRR receptor-like serine/threonine-protein kinase At3g47570 gives rise to the protein TSFFLFDSLSQPPIAPIPNLCSHLSVAALHPSPLHLSSGKDFKSLVFEFMANGSLDSMLYPRYEEESLSKIMSFMQRLNIAIDVASALDYLHHHCETTIVHCDLKPSNVLLDEDMVAHVGDFGLARFLFETSNDPSFSQTMSSQLKGSIGYIPPEYGTGGQVSILGDVYSYGILLLEMFTGKRPTDDMFKGGLSIYQFVAMTLPDHVMDVDHSIILDLETDGDVNNDIVRERTPSRCNNGGSVKAKKLKECLVSVMQIGLSCCATSPRKWMLMDAVVRKMSTIRDMYLKV